In Lentibacillus amyloliquefaciens, one DNA window encodes the following:
- a CDS encoding ABC transporter ATP-binding protein, giving the protein MEPLLRIDNLHGGYTHKNVLHGISFDLYPGEIVGLIGLNGAGKSTTIKHIIGLMQAKRGTVAVNGKTFQENPDTYRNQMAYIPEMPILYDELTLYEHLRLTAMAYNISEDVFKKRLPPLLKEFRMEKRLQWFPTHFSKGMRQKVMIMCAFLIEPPLYIVDEPFVGLDPLGIKSYLQMMDNMKSDGSGVLMSTHILATAERNCDRFIILHEGEIRAIGTLDELRRDFNMPEAALDDLYVELTKEDSHV; this is encoded by the coding sequence GTGGAACCTTTGCTTCGTATCGATAATTTACATGGCGGTTATACACATAAAAACGTGCTGCACGGCATATCGTTTGATCTTTATCCCGGCGAAATTGTCGGGCTTATCGGATTGAATGGTGCCGGCAAGAGTACGACAATTAAACATATCATCGGTTTGATGCAGGCCAAAAGAGGAACCGTTGCTGTCAACGGAAAAACGTTTCAGGAAAATCCGGACACATACAGGAACCAAATGGCATATATACCGGAAATGCCGATTCTGTATGATGAATTGACTCTATACGAGCATCTCAGGCTGACGGCAATGGCCTATAATATTTCAGAAGATGTGTTTAAAAAAAGACTTCCGCCGCTGCTTAAAGAGTTTCGAATGGAAAAGCGGCTGCAGTGGTTTCCAACACATTTTTCAAAAGGGATGCGGCAAAAAGTTATGATTATGTGTGCATTTTTGATTGAACCGCCGCTTTATATAGTGGACGAGCCGTTTGTCGGGCTTGATCCGCTTGGCATAAAATCCTACTTGCAGATGATGGATAACATGAAGTCAGATGGATCGGGTGTCTTAATGTCAACACATATTCTGGCAACAGCTGAACGAAATTGTGACCGGTTTATTATCCTGCATGAAGGTGAGATCAGAGCAATCGGCACACTTGATGAATTACGCCGGGACTTCAATATGCCTGAGGCAGCTCTTGATGATTTATATGTGGAATTGACAAAGGAAGATAGCCATGTTTGA
- a CDS encoding HIT family protein: MAHEDCIFCKIIDGEIPSAKVYEDDDVYAFLDISQVTKGHTLVIPKTHTKNIYETPPEVAGKLFERVPYIANAIKKAYQPAGMNLLNNNEKLADQSVFHLHIHLLPRYGDEDGFSFNWQVYSDDYSQDDLQQIAKEINEAL, from the coding sequence ATGGCTCATGAAGATTGTATTTTTTGTAAGATCATTGATGGCGAAATTCCATCAGCAAAGGTTTATGAGGATGACGACGTTTATGCATTCCTTGATATCAGTCAAGTGACGAAAGGGCATACATTGGTGATTCCAAAAACACATACAAAAAATATTTATGAAACACCCCCTGAAGTCGCCGGTAAATTATTTGAGCGTGTTCCATATATCGCAAATGCTATTAAAAAAGCATATCAGCCAGCCGGCATGAACTTGCTTAACAATAATGAGAAACTTGCAGACCAGTCAGTATTCCATCTACATATCCATCTCTTGCCCCGCTATGGAGATGAAGACGGCTTCTCATTCAATTGGCAGGTTTATTCGGATGATTACTCCCAGGACGATCTGCAGCAAATTGCTAAAGAAATTAATGAAGCATTGTAA
- a CDS encoding tryptophan transporter has translation MNTRVLVLLSLLLGIGAVLHFVVPPFIYGMKPDMLLSMMFLGIILFPKTNYVVVLSLAAGVISALTTQTPGGQIANMIDKPITGILFFALLLLVKDRINPKFNVPVLTAIGTMISGSIFLTVALYMIGLMEGAFLVLFGTIVLPAAALNTAFMIIIYPIVQNILKQSRPLSTV, from the coding sequence ATGAATACGAGGGTTTTAGTGCTTTTATCATTGTTATTGGGGATTGGTGCTGTTTTACACTTTGTCGTTCCACCCTTTATTTACGGAATGAAACCAGACATGCTGCTGTCTATGATGTTTTTGGGTATCATTCTGTTTCCTAAGACAAATTATGTTGTGGTGTTATCTTTAGCGGCAGGCGTCATTTCCGCTTTAACAACTCAGACACCCGGCGGACAGATTGCCAACATGATTGATAAACCAATCACCGGTATTTTGTTTTTCGCTTTGCTGCTGTTAGTGAAAGACCGGATAAATCCTAAATTTAATGTTCCAGTATTAACAGCCATCGGAACAATGATTAGCGGTTCCATATTTTTAACAGTGGCACTTTATATGATTGGTCTGATGGAAGGGGCATTTCTGGTATTGTTCGGAACCATTGTGCTGCCCGCAGCTGCATTGAATACAGCATTCATGATTATCATCTACCCAATCGTTCAAAACATTTTAAAACAGTCACGCCCGCTGTCTACCGTCTGA
- a CDS encoding YtxH domain-containing protein has product MGKGKSILLGIVVGGTISAAVTLLNAPDSGKNLRNRAKEQSFEWKDLLDKLKDNSMQLKNQLTETSKEGAVLIKELTQEMKNSVEEWKKTIEPHQENIHEYLEQIESSLKDLEEKSKE; this is encoded by the coding sequence ATGGGGAAAGGAAAATCCATACTTCTCGGAATTGTTGTAGGGGGAACAATAAGTGCTGCTGTCACGTTGTTAAACGCGCCCGATTCCGGGAAGAATCTTCGAAATCGTGCCAAGGAGCAAAGTTTCGAATGGAAAGATCTATTGGACAAATTAAAAGATAATAGCATGCAGCTGAAAAATCAGCTCACTGAAACTTCAAAAGAAGGTGCTGTCCTCATCAAGGAATTAACGCAGGAAATGAAAAACTCAGTAGAAGAATGGAAAAAAACAATTGAGCCGCATCAGGAAAATATCCACGAATATTTGGAACAGATTGAATCCAGCTTGAAAGATTTGGAAGAAAAATCTAAGGAATGA
- a CDS encoding glycine betaine ABC transporter substrate-binding protein, with amino-acid sequence MFKKYRFWGIAAALVLALTLAACGGGSEEESSDGSGDSADSGDSGDSSGSESVELGESELTIPYVAWAGAIARTPLVKQTLEEVGYTVETSQVDAGSMWTSVASDDASFMTASWLPATHQSYQEQYGEDVEVIGEFVAQAPLGMTVPSYMDVSAIEDLKGNEELGEATDWTITGIDPGAGVMQSTQDAIDTYGLENWELQSSSEGAMLSELQSAIENEEPIIVPGWKPHWKFAEMDLKMLEDPEEVYGGEGDRIEAVAHTSFKEDSPAAYEVIQRLTEDYDTEMENELLVAINDGGEPADVASQFLEDNPDLLEKWTEGLGE; translated from the coding sequence ATGTTTAAGAAATATAGATTTTGGGGAATAGCTGCAGCACTTGTGCTGGCACTTACATTGGCAGCATGCGGCGGCGGAAGTGAAGAGGAAAGCAGTGACGGCTCCGGCGACAGTGCCGATAGCGGTGACAGCGGAGACAGTTCAGGCAGTGAAAGTGTGGAACTTGGTGAAAGTGAACTGACTATACCGTACGTCGCGTGGGCAGGTGCTATTGCTCGTACGCCTTTAGTGAAGCAAACGCTTGAAGAAGTTGGATACACTGTGGAAACGTCACAGGTTGATGCTGGTTCGATGTGGACAAGTGTTGCCAGTGATGATGCATCATTTATGACAGCTTCTTGGCTGCCGGCTACACACCAATCGTATCAGGAGCAATATGGTGAAGATGTGGAAGTTATTGGTGAATTCGTGGCACAGGCACCTCTTGGAATGACAGTTCCATCATATATGGATGTTAGCGCCATTGAAGACCTGAAAGGCAATGAGGAATTGGGTGAAGCAACAGATTGGACGATTACAGGTATTGACCCTGGTGCCGGTGTCATGCAGAGCACTCAAGATGCAATTGACACTTACGGTTTGGAAAATTGGGAACTGCAATCAAGTTCTGAAGGTGCTATGCTGTCAGAACTGCAGTCAGCCATTGAAAATGAGGAACCAATCATTGTTCCAGGCTGGAAGCCACATTGGAAATTTGCAGAAATGGATTTGAAGATGCTGGAAGACCCTGAAGAAGTCTACGGTGGTGAAGGTGACCGTATCGAAGCTGTAGCACACACAAGCTTCAAAGAAGACTCACCTGCAGCATATGAAGTTATACAGCGTCTGACAGAAGATTACGATACAGAAATGGAAAATGAGCTGCTTGTAGCGATCAATGATGGTGGAGAACCAGCTGACGTAGCAAGCCAGTTCCTTGAAGACAATCCGGATCTTCTTGAAAAATGGACAGAAGGACTTGGTGAATAA
- a CDS encoding ABC transporter permease: MDNEGTLFPKLPLAQWVESFVDFLTASFSAVFDTITAVLGFITENFVVLLELVPPILLIVLVALLAWWVVNWKLGLFGLIGLGLINNLGYWPETLETVALVLVSVVISMLIGIPIGIWMSQKNAVQAIITPILDFMQTMPAFVYLIPAVVFFSLGMVPGVVATIIFSMPPTVRLTNLGIRQVDQELIEASNAFGSSTGQRLGKVQIPLAMPTIMAGINQTIMLSLSMVVIASMVGAPGLGTVVYRAVTQVAIGPGFEGGLSLVILAMLLDRITQGANKD, encoded by the coding sequence ATGGATAATGAAGGAACACTTTTCCCCAAATTACCATTGGCACAATGGGTCGAATCATTTGTTGACTTCTTAACTGCGTCGTTTTCGGCTGTCTTTGATACTATTACAGCAGTCCTTGGATTTATAACAGAGAATTTTGTGGTGTTACTGGAATTAGTGCCACCAATATTGCTTATTGTTTTAGTTGCATTACTCGCTTGGTGGGTTGTGAACTGGAAACTTGGCCTATTTGGTCTTATAGGGCTGGGGCTCATTAACAACCTTGGTTATTGGCCTGAAACCCTTGAAACAGTTGCGTTGGTGTTGGTTTCTGTTGTAATTTCGATGCTTATTGGAATTCCAATTGGTATCTGGATGTCACAAAAAAATGCTGTACAGGCAATTATAACCCCTATACTCGACTTCATGCAGACAATGCCTGCTTTCGTTTACTTAATTCCAGCGGTCGTATTCTTCAGCTTGGGTATGGTACCCGGTGTCGTGGCGACGATTATCTTCTCCATGCCACCCACCGTTAGGCTGACGAACCTTGGTATTCGCCAGGTGGATCAAGAATTGATTGAGGCATCCAATGCGTTCGGTTCATCAACCGGACAGAGACTGGGGAAAGTACAGATTCCACTTGCCATGCCAACAATCATGGCAGGTATTAACCAGACAATCATGCTTTCATTATCGATGGTTGTCATCGCTTCAATGGTCGGAGCGCCAGGCCTTGGTACAGTCGTTTATCGTGCTGTAACACAGGTTGCAATTGGCCCTGGCTTTGAAGGTGGCTTGTCCCTTGTAATACTAGCGATGCTGCTTGATCGTATTACACAGGGGGCAAATAAAGATTAA
- a CDS encoding quaternary amine ABC transporter ATP-binding protein: MSKIKVDRLTKIFGRRPKQAVKYLEEKKSKDEILKLTGMTVGVNQASFEVEEGEVFVIMGLSGSGKSTLVRMLNRLIEPTSGDVMLGDDNITDMSKEKLRDIRRKKMSMVFQNFALLPHKTILKNAEYGLEIQGIDKSEREKKATDALELVGLGGYMDKYPSELSGGMQQRVGLARALANDPEILLMDEAFSALDPLIRKDMQDELMDLQQRVRKTIVFITHDLNEALRIGDRIALMKDGSIVQIGTAEEILMDPANDYVERFVEDVDLAKVLTAGHVMKRAETVSVDRGANVALKLMKDDGISTIYVVDKQQKLLGYVTADEASDAAKENKNLEDILTTDIPTVHQETLLVDIFEPMADEKAPLSVVDEAGKLLGIVVRGSVIGALAGNNEVLNENGGEVTNG, encoded by the coding sequence ATGAGTAAAATCAAGGTTGATCGATTAACAAAGATTTTCGGCAGGCGCCCGAAGCAAGCTGTCAAATACTTGGAAGAGAAAAAATCCAAGGATGAGATTTTGAAACTGACAGGCATGACGGTGGGTGTTAACCAGGCTTCATTTGAAGTTGAAGAAGGTGAAGTCTTTGTTATTATGGGTTTATCCGGCAGTGGTAAATCCACATTGGTTCGTATGCTGAACCGTTTAATCGAACCAACTTCAGGTGATGTCATGCTTGGAGACGATAATATAACAGACATGAGTAAAGAAAAGCTCCGTGATATACGCAGGAAAAAAATGAGTATGGTTTTCCAGAATTTCGCATTGCTGCCGCACAAGACTATACTCAAGAATGCGGAGTACGGGCTTGAGATTCAAGGGATTGACAAGTCGGAACGCGAAAAAAAGGCAACTGATGCTCTTGAATTGGTTGGCTTGGGCGGATATATGGATAAGTATCCGAGTGAGCTTTCGGGTGGTATGCAGCAGCGTGTCGGACTGGCGCGGGCACTTGCCAATGATCCGGAGATTCTTCTGATGGACGAGGCATTCAGTGCTTTGGACCCATTGATCCGTAAAGATATGCAAGATGAATTGATGGATCTGCAGCAGCGTGTTCGTAAAACCATTGTCTTTATTACACACGACTTGAACGAAGCGCTTCGAATCGGTGACCGAATCGCTCTTATGAAAGATGGCAGTATCGTGCAGATCGGAACAGCTGAAGAAATTTTGATGGATCCTGCCAACGATTATGTGGAGCGTTTCGTGGAAGATGTCGATCTGGCGAAAGTGCTGACAGCAGGACATGTGATGAAGCGTGCTGAAACAGTTTCAGTTGATCGCGGTGCTAATGTTGCACTGAAGTTAATGAAAGACGATGGTATTTCAACTATTTATGTAGTCGATAAGCAACAAAAATTACTCGGCTATGTAACAGCAGACGAGGCGTCAGATGCTGCTAAGGAAAATAAAAACTTGGAAGATATCCTTACAACCGATATTCCAACCGTACATCAGGAGACATTGCTTGTTGACATATTTGAACCAATGGCTGATGAAAAAGCACCGCTCTCGGTTGTTGATGAAGCTGGAAAACTGTTAGGTATTGTTGTCAGAGGTTCAGTGATCGGTGCGTTAGCCGGCAACAATGAAGTGTTGAATGAAAATGGGGGTGAAGTAACAAATGGATAA
- a CDS encoding GbsR/MarR family transcriptional regulator — translation MYNSVTEDITNKIILEFAKTIEMFGFSTSEARLFVYLYLQDQPKTLDDMSKAFGKSKTTMSTSIRNLSNNGLVTLVWKKGVRKDLYEANKALFKTFMDGYISKWIEASSDQTNTLKQIQQDVEKRDTKELSKTYDDLADIIDFHQQIEISFNKLAHN, via the coding sequence ATGTATAATTCAGTAACTGAAGACATTACCAATAAAATTATTTTGGAGTTTGCCAAAACAATTGAAATGTTTGGTTTTAGCACCTCGGAAGCGCGATTATTTGTTTATTTATATTTGCAGGATCAGCCAAAGACGTTGGATGACATGAGTAAAGCTTTTGGGAAAAGTAAGACGACAATGAGCACAAGCATACGAAACTTGTCCAACAACGGACTTGTCACACTTGTATGGAAAAAAGGTGTCAGAAAAGATTTATATGAAGCAAATAAAGCACTATTCAAGACATTTATGGACGGCTATATCAGCAAGTGGATTGAAGCATCCAGCGATCAAACAAATACACTGAAGCAAATACAGCAAGACGTGGAAAAGCGTGATACAAAAGAATTATCGAAAACATACGATGATTTGGCTGACATCATCGATTTTCACCAGCAAATCGAAATCTCGTTCAATAAACTGGCGCACAATTGA
- a CDS encoding DUF1878 family protein: protein MNNGQNETINFHLQLLAKTIDLNQFPFTKMIIEQNITKSEYENLFYMLDELELQYQKQKEEGFLNFSSLLVQFAGMLNERFDPNTLVYALKKEGYYPSLMGEFISILEK, encoded by the coding sequence ATGAATAATGGACAGAACGAAACGATTAATTTCCATCTTCAATTGTTAGCGAAAACGATTGATTTAAATCAATTTCCATTTACAAAAATGATTATTGAACAGAACATAACGAAGTCTGAATATGAAAATCTTTTTTACATGCTGGATGAATTGGAGCTGCAATATCAAAAGCAGAAAGAAGAGGGATTTCTGAATTTCTCATCGCTATTAGTTCAATTTGCGGGCATGTTGAATGAAAGATTTGACCCCAACACATTGGTTTATGCATTAAAAAAAGAAGGATACTATCCTTCTTTAATGGGTGAATTTATAAGCATTTTGGAAAAATGA
- a CDS encoding DUF3267 domain-containing protein: MNCWQIINFNKEFGINRLYLQSFLVGLLSFIILYIPFSIRHGTSGIDETGVIPLVIGLCLLPILHSFTHILPLIVMNKQARLIYKRNTLLFPIVNYYTKKYLSKKVSLFAAMAPTLLITIPSVAATFLFSDFYVYFLIFTSVHTALTFTDFLYIRYIVKAPKSSYIENSNNEITILVNKDNKSAI, translated from the coding sequence ATGAATTGCTGGCAAATTATCAATTTCAATAAAGAGTTCGGTATAAACAGGTTGTATCTGCAATCATTTTTAGTCGGCCTCTTAAGTTTTATCATTTTATATATACCATTTTCAATCAGGCATGGCACCTCCGGAATAGATGAAACCGGCGTGATCCCTTTAGTCATTGGATTGTGTTTGCTGCCGATCTTACATTCATTCACGCATATTCTACCTTTAATAGTGATGAATAAACAGGCAAGACTGATTTATAAACGAAACACACTACTATTTCCAATTGTTAATTATTATACTAAAAAATACCTGTCTAAAAAAGTTTCATTGTTTGCTGCAATGGCTCCCACGTTATTAATTACAATACCAAGTGTGGCAGCAACTTTCTTATTCAGTGATTTCTATGTTTACTTTCTGATTTTCACGTCTGTTCACACAGCGCTGACATTTACAGATTTTCTATATATCAGATATATTGTCAAAGCGCCCAAAAGCTCGTATATCGAAAACAGCAATAATGAAATTACAATTCTTGTAAACAAGGACAATAAATCGGCTATATAG
- a CDS encoding peptidylprolyl isomerase — protein MKKTAIAAALTATILTLTACNSGEGDPDVVAETSAGDVTKEKFYQEMKSQSGQQVLQQLVTRQVLNDNYDVSDEQVETEVQNTKDQLGDQFEMFLQQQGIPDEEAYAERIRLSLLQMEAAAEDMDITEEDMQNRYDRMQTEIKAQHILVEDEKTANEVKSELDNGGDFASLAQEHSTDTASAQNGGDLGYFTAGDMVPAFEDAAYGMEAGEVSDPVESDNGFHIIKVNDKRETEADIGSFEEEKESIRRGIINQRMDPQALREKVNSLIEESDVNIQAEGLEDIFEQQNSGQGQGQGQGQGQGQG, from the coding sequence ATGAAGAAAACAGCTATCGCGGCTGCATTGACAGCCACTATTTTAACATTAACCGCCTGTAATTCAGGTGAGGGTGATCCGGACGTTGTTGCCGAAACAAGCGCCGGGGACGTCACAAAAGAAAAATTCTACCAGGAGATGAAATCACAGTCGGGTCAGCAGGTTTTGCAGCAATTAGTTACGCGTCAAGTATTGAATGACAATTATGACGTATCGGACGAGCAAGTTGAGACAGAAGTTCAAAATACGAAAGATCAGCTTGGTGACCAATTTGAGATGTTCCTGCAGCAGCAAGGAATTCCGGATGAGGAGGCATACGCTGAAAGAATCCGTCTAAGCCTTCTGCAAATGGAAGCAGCTGCCGAAGATATGGACATCACAGAGGAAGACATGCAGAACCGTTATGATCGTATGCAGACAGAAATTAAAGCACAGCATATTCTGGTTGAAGACGAAAAAACAGCCAATGAAGTAAAATCCGAACTGGATAACGGTGGCGATTTCGCTTCTCTTGCACAGGAACATTCCACTGACACTGCATCAGCACAAAACGGCGGCGACTTAGGTTATTTCACTGCTGGCGACATGGTGCCCGCTTTTGAAGATGCAGCATATGGTATGGAAGCCGGTGAAGTAAGTGATCCGGTTGAATCCGATAACGGTTTTCACATTATAAAAGTAAATGACAAACGGGAAACTGAAGCGGATATTGGTTCTTTCGAGGAAGAGAAAGAAAGCATCCGCAGAGGCATTATTAACCAACGGATGGATCCTCAGGCATTGCGGGAGAAAGTTAACAGCTTGATTGAGGAATCTGATGTTAATATTCAGGCAGAAGGACTCGAAGATATCTTCGAACAGCAAAATTCAGGACAAGGTCAGGGACAGGGCCAAGGCCAGGGTCAAGGACAAGGCTAA
- a CDS encoding sporulation YhaL family protein yields MDKEEMGMILGLPWWVFMMILFIFLSGFMAFRATRAEHRLEQQYIEQEGKIYIDRMEEERRQRQSHKQRLPQ; encoded by the coding sequence ATGGACAAGGAGGAAATGGGGATGATCCTGGGCTTGCCCTGGTGGGTTTTTATGATGATACTTTTCATTTTTTTGAGCGGTTTTATGGCTTTTAGAGCGACAAGAGCAGAACACAGGCTAGAGCAGCAGTATATTGAACAGGAAGGCAAAATTTATATAGACCGGATGGAAGAAGAACGGAGACAAAGGCAGAGCCATAAACAAAGGCTGCCACAATAA
- the yhaM gene encoding 3'-5' exoribonuclease YhaM, producing the protein MKKGIGHYSVGDAFDSFILIKAASRGVASNGKPFLTLILRDATGEIEAKLWDATKEDEDVFVPEQIVKLSGEVNQFRGKPQLKIFSIRPSQPTDGVQVSDFVEKAPVDQDVLMEKLTETIFEMENPSLQRIVRALIKKYQEALLTYPAAAKNHHEYVSGLAHHVVSMLALAKELHNLYPQTNKDLLYAGVILHDLGKVKELSGVVTTSYTLEGKLMGHIPIMVEEIGNMAKELQIEGEEVLILQHLILSHHGKAEWGSPKAPLIREGELLHLIDLIDARMNMLNRSLEKVKPGEFTERLFALDNRSFYKPLFEEN; encoded by the coding sequence TTGAAAAAAGGGATAGGACATTACAGTGTTGGTGATGCGTTCGACAGTTTCATACTCATCAAAGCTGCATCACGCGGGGTAGCCAGTAACGGAAAACCATTTTTGACATTAATACTGCGTGATGCCACAGGCGAAATTGAAGCGAAATTATGGGATGCAACAAAAGAGGATGAAGACGTGTTTGTTCCTGAGCAGATCGTGAAACTTTCAGGAGAAGTCAATCAGTTCAGGGGGAAACCGCAGCTGAAGATATTCTCCATCCGGCCTTCCCAGCCGACAGACGGCGTTCAAGTTTCAGATTTTGTTGAAAAGGCACCTGTAGATCAAGATGTGCTGATGGAAAAACTGACCGAAACCATTTTTGAAATGGAAAATCCATCATTGCAGCGTATTGTGCGGGCTCTTATCAAAAAATATCAGGAAGCCCTTCTGACATATCCCGCAGCAGCGAAGAACCATCATGAATATGTGTCAGGCCTGGCTCACCATGTTGTCAGCATGCTTGCACTCGCGAAAGAACTTCACAACCTGTATCCTCAAACGAATAAAGACTTGTTGTATGCAGGGGTGATTTTGCATGACCTTGGTAAAGTGAAAGAGTTGTCAGGAGTCGTGACAACATCCTATACACTGGAAGGCAAATTGATGGGTCATATTCCAATAATGGTTGAAGAAATTGGAAATATGGCCAAAGAATTGCAAATTGAAGGTGAAGAGGTATTAATTTTGCAGCATCTGATTCTTTCTCATCATGGCAAGGCAGAATGGGGAAGCCCTAAGGCACCATTAATCCGGGAAGGGGAATTGTTGCATTTAATTGACTTGATTGATGCACGGATGAACATGCTTAACCGGTCACTGGAAAAAGTCAAACCGGGGGAATTCACTGAGCGGCTGTTTGCACTTGATAACCGCTCATTTTACAAGCCGCTCTTTGAAGAAAACTAG
- a CDS encoding GbsR/MarR family transcriptional regulator, with protein sequence MSDNKHASTEEEKYEEAIEKFIQVIAKNMNLYGITSSVGRLYGVLYFSDKPMTLDGMREALKMSKTSMSTGVRALSDMKMVESTFRRGERKDLYQSEEDWYKSFTSLFGNRWRHHTETNIEEADETILDLQKIASKTSDHELKDRIERDIERLRYAQNYYKWLMKFIQVVESGEIFDYIPKNTQETDKEND encoded by the coding sequence TTGTCCGATAACAAACATGCATCTACTGAAGAAGAAAAATACGAGGAAGCGATTGAAAAATTCATTCAGGTCATCGCCAAAAACATGAACTTGTATGGTATTACATCATCTGTCGGGCGCTTATACGGCGTGTTGTATTTTTCAGATAAACCAATGACGCTGGATGGTATGCGTGAAGCTCTTAAAATGAGCAAAACCAGCATGTCGACAGGCGTCCGCGCATTATCAGATATGAAAATGGTTGAATCAACATTCAGAAGAGGGGAACGGAAAGATTTATACCAATCAGAAGAAGATTGGTATAAATCATTCACCTCACTGTTTGGCAACCGCTGGCGGCATCATACTGAAACAAATATTGAAGAAGCCGATGAAACCATACTGGATCTTCAGAAAATAGCCAGTAAAACCAGCGATCACGAATTGAAAGATAGAATTGAACGTGATATCGAACGTCTGCGCTATGCACAAAATTATTACAAATGGCTGATGAAGTTTATTCAAGTGGTCGAGTCCGGGGAAATTTTCGATTACATACCGAAAAACACACAGGAGACAGACAAAGAGAACGATTGA
- a CDS encoding YhzD family protein, with translation MQTYFLTVFDQTGERLLNETFEASGNWEAKKIGQTRLDEEGYSEYTHRCVSPNAKLVLFHR, from the coding sequence ATGCAAACTTATTTTTTGACTGTTTTTGACCAAACTGGGGAACGATTGCTCAACGAAACCTTTGAAGCCAGTGGCAATTGGGAAGCGAAAAAAATTGGCCAAACGCGGCTTGACGAAGAAGGATACAGTGAGTATACCCACCGCTGTGTGTCACCAAATGCAAAACTTGTCTTATTTCACCGGTGA
- a CDS encoding enoyl-CoA hydratase — translation MSTVLFESKNQVSYVYLNRPQRYNAMDRDMLTELNHVLGQVEENDDKVVILSGKGKAFSAGGDIGMMVDLAGEDYYQEVMGQIEEAVLKLYSMPKIVISAIHGSAAGLGLSLALTADYAVADVEAKLGMLFIGIGLAPDGGGHFWLSERIGVQRAKQFIWGMEQVQGRTAETMGLVDVLADKNAMEEAVHMSEKILISPISSMLKTKKIYHDQNIDRLKSFLQAERQTQWELLHTKDHREGVEAFREKRKPVFNGE, via the coding sequence ATGAGTACTGTCTTATTCGAAAGCAAAAATCAAGTGTCGTATGTTTATTTAAACAGGCCCCAGCGGTATAATGCGATGGACCGAGATATGTTGACTGAATTGAATCATGTGCTGGGTCAGGTTGAAGAGAATGATGATAAAGTTGTTATTTTAAGCGGTAAAGGGAAAGCGTTTTCCGCAGGGGGCGACATCGGCATGATGGTTGATTTGGCCGGAGAGGATTATTATCAGGAAGTAATGGGGCAAATTGAAGAAGCGGTTCTGAAACTGTACAGTATGCCTAAAATCGTCATTTCAGCCATTCATGGTTCTGCTGCGGGCCTGGGTTTAAGTCTTGCGTTAACGGCGGATTACGCAGTGGCTGACGTGGAGGCTAAACTTGGTATGTTATTTATTGGAATTGGCCTTGCTCCGGATGGCGGCGGACATTTCTGGCTGAGTGAGCGCATTGGCGTGCAGCGGGCGAAGCAATTCATATGGGGGATGGAACAAGTTCAGGGCAGGACAGCCGAAACAATGGGACTTGTAGATGTGCTGGCTGATAAAAATGCGATGGAAGAGGCTGTACATATGTCTGAGAAAATTCTCATCTCTCCGATTAGTTCCATGCTGAAGACGAAAAAGATTTATCACGATCAAAATATCGACAGGCTCAAAAGCTTCCTGCAAGCAGAACGGCAAACACAATGGGAATTGCTCCATACCAAAGACCACCGCGAAGGTGTTGAAGCTTTCAGGGAAAAACGCAAGCCGGTTTTTAACGGGGAATGA